One genomic region from Fusarium keratoplasticum isolate Fu6.1 chromosome 14, whole genome shotgun sequence encodes:
- a CDS encoding Maltose permease MAL31: MDEKTSVGSTNHKEKPQAEPVAHANPSSNKILGQRGSWEAIVEDAHAANAHEHSLTVRQALKAYPYAVLWSLVVSMSIIMEGYDTILIGSLYAYPSYAERFGTKDTSTGIWQIEAKWQSAMGSGPQAGAIIGALCNGFLIQRFGYRPAFMFGVILMTAFIFVSVFGMSVELQAVGQILCGIPWGIFATIGPAYASELCPLPLRVYLTAYTNMCFATGQLIGAGVLKSFIGRDDDWAWRIPFALQWLWIPFLMIGSIFMPESPWYLVRNGKYAEAEKSVLRLAAEHEKPHARALVALMIHTDDIERRIAEGTSYWDCFKGVDLRRTEIACVSFLGQITCGAQFAYSATYFYQQAGLDSETSYNLNLGGTGIAFCGTIASWFLMRYFGRRSLYLIGMSGMSVILFIIGCLATNTHNPAVKWVQSILCVVWLLTFSLTVGPVGWAIPPEVSSTRLRSKTVVLARTAYYIAQIVANVIQPYMMNPSAWNWKGKTGFFWFAFAFLTVVWAFFRQPETKGRSYEELDLMFEAKLPTRKFKHYYVDAYNHNEDDRLQEL; this comes from the exons ATGGACGAGAAGACTTCGGTTGGATCTACGAACCACAAGGAGAAGCCACAGGCTGAGCCCGTGGCCCACGCTAATCCCAGTTCCAACAAGATTCTAGGCCAAAGAGGCTCCTGGGAAGCCattgttgaagatgcccaTGCTGCCAACGCCCACGAACACTCTCTCACTGTCCGCCAAGCTCTCAAGGCCTACCCTTACGCCGTTCTCTGGTCTCTCGTTgtgtccatgtccatcatcatggaaGGCTAcgacaccatcctcatcggcTCACTCTACGCCTATCCCAGCTACGCGGAACGCTTTGGCACCAAGGATACCTCCACCGGCATTTGGCAAATCGAGGCCAAGTGGCAGAGCGCCATGGGCAGCGGACCTCAAGCTGGTGCCATTATTGGTGCCCTCTGCAATGGCTTCCTCATTCAGCGTTTCGGCTATCGACCAGCTTTCATGTTCGGCGTCATCCTGATGACCGCGTTCATCTTCGTTTCCGTTTTCGGCATGTCCGTCGAGCTTCAGGCCGTGGGTCAAATTCTCTGCGG CATCCCGTGGGGCATCTTTGCAACGATTGGCCCTGCCTACGCTTCCGAGCTGTGCCCTCTTCCTTTGCGAGTATATCTCACCGCGTACACCAACATGTGCTTCGCTACCGGTCAGCTCATTGGTGCCGGAGTTCTCAAGAGCTTTATCGGCCGTGACGATGACTGGGCCTGGCGCATTCCGTTTGCTCTCCAATGGCTGTGGATTCCTTTCCTCATGATTGGTTCCATTTTCATGCCCGAGTCGCCCTGGTACCTCGTCCGTAATGGCAAGTATGCCGAAGCTGAGAAGAGCGTGTTGCGATTGGCAGCCGAGCACGAGAAACCGCATGCTCGAGCTCTAGTGGCCCTCATGATTCACACCGACGACATTGAGAGGAGAATCGCCGAGGGTACTTCTTACTGGGACTGCTTCAAGGGCGTCGACCTGCGTCGAACGGAGATTGCTTGCGTGTCCTTCCTTGGTCAGATCACCTGCGGTGCTCAGTTTGCCTACTCTGCCACCTACTTCTACCAGCAGGCCGGCCTAGACTCCGAGACTTCCTATAACCTAAACCTCGGCGGTACCGGTATCGCCTTCTGCGGCACCATTGCTTCCTGGTTCCTGATGAGATACTTCGGACGGCGCTCCTTGTATCTCATCGGAATGTCTGGCATGAGCGTTATCTTGTTCATTATCGGCTGTTTAGCTACCAACACCCACAACCCCGCTGTCAAATGGGTCCAATCGATACTTTGTGTCGTCTGGCTTCTCACCTTCTCGCTAACCGTCGGCCCCGTTGGTTGGGCCATTCCGCCTGAGGTATCCTCCACCCGCCTTCGATCCAAAACTGTTGTGCTAGCCCGAACTGCATACTACATCGCACAAATTGTCGCCAACGTTATCCAGCCCTACATGATGAATCCCAGCGCTTGGAACTGGAAGG GCAAGACCGGTTTCTTCTGGTTCGCCTTCGCGTTCCTAACCGTTGTTTGGGCTTTTTTCCGCCAGCCTGAGACCAAGGGACGTAGTTatgaggagcttgatctcATGTTCGAGGCCAAACTGCCTACAAGAAAGTTCAAGCATTATTACGTTGACGCTTACAACCATAACGAGGATGACCGCCTACAGGAGCTATAA
- a CDS encoding Alpha-galactosidase, which yields MSTPTSFQWQTDAFDIEFTLNSNGVVCLSRVLPKGSKEQPRTALFELSEVPLVSVKLVGEGNTSDKTSKAMIGGYLSARLKYESHAVAREGSVQTLSIENKDEATKIRITVRLTVYGSIPILRSLATITNQSTDNNIAITQLSSLAIGGLTNSSTWFHDYIVLTANNSWFREAQWREHTLPDLGLDNNGICELPDGHTGSQSTVALESRGSFSTGSYLPMGLLVSKDKTNTWIWQIENNGSWRWEIGDYKDSLYLVASGPTGVTHNWKQVLAPGEEFTTVPACIGRVNGDFEKAFAALTDYRRVIRRPHPDLEKLPIVFNDYMNCLMGDPDEEKIKALLGPVAQSGAEYFVIDAGWYADDSNWWDDVGLWEPSKKRFPSGFKMLTDEIKAKGLIPGLWLEPEVVGVRSVVGNILPKDAFFQEDGERIIERGRFQLDFRHEQVISWMNKVINRLIADYGVGFFKFDYNIEVVQGTDTHRSSSAGAEHLEHHRAYLAWVRSLLDKYPNLVIENCSSGGQRMEYAMLAIHPLQSNSDQQDPALYGAISAAAPTAVTPEQSASWAYPQPEWDDELNALSVVNSLLGRVFLSGRLDTLSSEQLKLIVEGMDVYKLIRQDIKKSRATWPLGLPQWHDDWLSLGLVSESNETYLGVWRRGGSTEIDIPLKNLPRSNKARVKVLYPTTMSTEVAVKDDVLTVKLPEAVCARLLHIYEG from the coding sequence ATGAGCACACCAACAAGTTTTCAATGGCAGACCGACGCCTTTGACATTGAATTCACTTTAAATTCCAACGGCGTCGTTTGCCTGTCTCGCGTCTTGCCCAAGGGTTCCAAGGAGCAGCCGAGAACGGCGCTCTTCGAGTTGTCTGAGGTGCCTCTAGTCAGCGTCAAACTCGTCGGTGAGGGCAACACCTCCGACAAGACGTCAAAGGCTATGATTGGGGGCTATCTATCAGCGCGCCTCAAGTACGAAAGCCACGCAGTGGCCCGCGAGGGTTCAGTTCAAACGCTCTCTATTGAAAACAAAGACGAGGCAACCAAGATTCGCATTACGGTTCGCTTGACCGTCTACGGCAGCATTCCCATCCTCAGGTCTCTAGCCACCATCACGAACCAGTCTACCGACAACAACATTGCCATCACTCAGTTATCATCCCTTGCCATCGGCGGCCTGACAAACTCGTCAACCTGGTTCCATGATTACATCGTCCTGACGGCCAACAACAGTTGGTTCAGAGAAGCCCAATGGCGTGAGCATACTCTGcctgaccttggccttgataaCAACGGTATCTGTGAGCTTCCTGATGGACACACGGGCTCCCAGTCTACCGTTGCGTTGGAAAGCCGCGGCTCATTTTCCACGGGGTCTTATCTGCCCATGGGACTGTTGGTGtccaaagacaagacaaacACTTGGATTTGGCAGATTGAAAACAATGGCTCATGGCGATGGGAGATTGGTGACTACAAAGACAGCCTATACCTCGTCGCTAGCGGACCAACCGGCGTGACCCATAACTGGAAGCAAGTTCTGGCACCAGGCGAAGAGTTCACAACAGTGCCCGCCTGTATTGGGCGAGTCAATGGTGATTTCGAAAAGGCATTTGCTGCTTTGACCGACTACAGAAGAGTCATCCGACGGCCGCATCCCGACTTGGAGAAGCTCCCAATTGTGTTTAACGATTACATGAATTGCCTCATGGGAGATCCCGATGAggaaaagatcaaggctctACTGGGTCCCGTTGCCCAGTCTGGGGCCGAATATTTCGTGATTGACGCCGGTTGGTACGCGGATGATAGCAACTGGTGGGACGATGTCGGCCTGTGGGAGCCATCCAAGAAGCGCTTTCCCTCCGGGTTCAAGATGCTTAcggacgagatcaaggcaaaAGGCCTTATTCCGGGCCTGTGGCTGGAGCCGGAAGTCGTCGGTGTGCGCAGCGTTGTCGGGAATATCCTGCCCAAGGACGCATTCTTCCAAGAGGATGGCGAACGAATCATTGAAAGAGGCCGATTCCAGCTCGACTTTCGCCACGAGCAGGTTATCTCATGGATGAACAAGGTTATCAACCGTCTCATTGCGGATTATGGGGTAGGCTTTTTCAAGTTTGACTACAACATCGAGGTTGTTCAAGGCACCGACACCCATCGGTCATCGTCTGCTGGAGCAGAGCATCTGGAGCACCACCGGGCGTACCTTGCCTGGGTGCGATCCCTGCTCGACAAGTACCCCAACCTTGTCATTGAGAACTGTTCTAGTGGCGGGCAGCGCATGGAATATGCCATGCTTGCGATTCATCCTCTCCAATCCAACAGCGACCAACAGGACCCAGCACTATACGGCGCTATCTCTGCCGCCGCTCCGACCGCGGTTACCCCCGAACAGAGCGCCTCATGGGCTTACCCGCAGCCCGAATGGGACGACGAGCTGAACGCATTGTCCGTGGTCAATAGTCTTCTGGGACGTGTTTTTCTCAGCGGTCgcctcgacaccctcagTTCCGAGCAACTGAAATTGATTGTGGAAGGCATGGACGTATACAAACTGATTCGTCAAGATATTAAGAAGTCCAGGGCCACCTGGCCCCTTGGGCTTCCGCAATGGCATGATGACTGGCTCTCCCTCGGCCTTGTATCAGAATCTAATGAAACTTATCTTGGCGTGTGGCGAAGAGGCGGCTCTACAGAGATCGATATCCCACTCAAGAATCTGCCTCGTTCCAATAAGGCTCGCGTCAAAGTTTTGTATCCAACAACAATGAGTACGGAGGTTGCAGTGAAGGATGATGTGTTGACGGTGAAGCTACCTGAGGCTGTTTGCGCTCGCTTGCTTCACATCTATGAGGGATGA